The region CATCCACCAGCAGGACCACACCGTCAACCATCGACAGGATGCGCTCGACTTCGCCACCAAAGTCGGCGTGGCCGGGGGTGTCGACGATGTTGATGCGGGTGTTGTTCCAGACGACCGAGGTCGGCTTGGCGAAGATGGTGATGCCGCGCTCGCGTTCCAGATCGTTGCTGTCCATGGCACGCTCAGTCGTGGCCTGGTTTTCACGATAGGTGCCGGATTGTTTCAGAAGCTCGTCTACCAGCGTCGTTTTGCCGTGGTCGACGTGAGCGATAATTGCGATGTTGCGCAGGTCCATTAAGTCAGCCTTTGGATAGGGGAGTGGCGCGCCAGCCTGAAGCTGCGCGAATAATTGCGCCGCCCATACCGCGCCCCGGCTGCAATTGCTAGCCCTAATGCCCGATGGATGCCGCTTGCGCGGTCCATCGCTGCGCGCCTGCCACTTTAATGGGTGGTCGTGCCGGAAAAGAGATGAATTATCAGAATGCCGGTGATGATAAAGCTCAGCCCGAGCAGGGCCGGACCATCAAGCCGTTGGTCAAAAAGTAAGTAGCCAATCGCTGCGATGCAGACGATGCCAAGGCCCGACCAAATGGCATAGACAATCCCAACCGGCATGACCTTTAGCGCCAGCGCCATGAAATAAAACGACACGAGATAGAACACGACCACCGCCACCGAGGGCCAAAGCCGGGTAAACTGCTGCGAGGCTTGCAACGCGGTCGTGCCGATGGTTTCCGCGATGATCGCGATGAACAGCCACAGGTAGTGCATGGGGGCGCGCCTTTATCAAAGGGGGAGTTGCGTGGTTTCCTTGATCTCTTCCATCACGAAACTGGCCGAGACATCCGAAAGCGGCACCCGGCGAATGAGATCTTGATACAATTGATCGTAACCCGCCATATCCGCAACCCGCGCCCGGATCAAATAGTCCAGATCCCCGGTCATGCGGTAGACACCAAGGATTTCGGGCATGGATTGCGTGGCTTTGGAGAACTTCTCAAGCCAGTCGGGCGCATGGGCGTTGGTGCGCACTTGGATGAAGACACTAAGGCCAAGGCCAAGTTTTGCGGCGTCCAAGAGGGTCACGCGGCCTTTAATAATGCCGGCCTTTTCCAACGTACGAATGCGCCGCCAGCAGGCGTTACGCGATAGGTTCACCGCCGCGCCAAGCGCTTCGAGCGATTGGGCCGCATCACGTTGCAGTTCGACCAATAAGCGCCGGTCAATTTCATCAAGTGTTGTCATCTAGGAAATCTGGCGGGAAGTTTTCCCATAGGCAAGTATATATCTGCACAGATTTGAGAAAACGTCACAGGGCTTTTGGTCTATTTTGATGCAAAGTCAGTTACAGGAGTTTTCCATGATCGCACGCATCTTCCTCGACCATCCCGCCAAGGTGGATGAGACATTCTTTGAACATATGGCCTTCGCGCTGAAGTTCTCGGGCCTGCTTTTTGCAGCGGCGGGTGCGGCACTGGTGCATGCGCTTATCCCCTGCCTGTTCGAGAAGACCGCCAGCGGGATCATCGCCAAGCTTTACGCGCGAACGCATAACCGGGGGCAGTAGGGGATTGAGGGCCAGCGGCTGCCCGCGGGTCGGCGATCAGAAGGCGCTTGTAGCTTGATCCCAACGGGCCTACGAAAAAAGGGGCCGCATCGCTGCGACCCCCTGTCATCTTGCATCGTGCCAGTTCAGCCCGCCAGCGCCTTGTTGAGGTTCTCATCCACCTTCTCCAAGAACCCCATGGTCGTTAGCCAGCCCTGATCGGGGCCAACCAACAGCGCGAGGTCTTTGGTCATGAAGCCCGCCTCGACCGTATCCACTACGACCTTCTCCAGCGTCTCGGCGAAGTTGATCAGCGCCGTGTTATCGTCCAGCTTGCCGCGGTGCTTCAGCCCGCCGGTCCAGGCGTAGATTGACGCAATGGAGTTGGTCGAGGTTTCCTCGCCCTTCTGGTGCTGGCGGTAGTGGCGCGTCACGGTGCCGTGGGCGGCCTCGGCCTCCACGATCTTGCCATCGGGGGTCATCAGCTGGCTGGTCATCAGACCGAGCGAGCCAAAGCCCTGCGCCACGGTGTCGGACTGCACGTCGCCGTCGTAGTTCTTGCAGGCCCAGACATAGCCTCCCGACCATTTCATAGCCGAGGCGACCATGTCGTCGATCAGACGGTGTTCGTACCAGATGCTCTTCTTTTTAAAATCCTCGGCAAATTCAGCGTCAAAGATCTCTTGGAACAGGTCTTTGAAGCGCCCGTCATAGGCTTTTAGAATTGTATTCTTGGTCGAAAGATACACAGGCCAGCCGCGGTTCAGACCGTAGTTAAAAGACGCGCGCGCGAAATCACGGATCGAATCGTCGAGGTTGTACATGGCCATGGTGACACCGGCGGAGGGCGCGTCGAAGACCTCTTTCTCGATGGTCTCGCCATCGTCGCCAACGAATTTGATCGTCAGCTTGCCCTTGCCGGGAAAACGGAAATCAGTGGCGCGGTATTGGTCGCCAAAGGCATGGCGACCCACGACGATCGGCTGGGTCCAGCCCGGCACAAGGCGCGGCACATTGCGGCAAATGATCGGCTCGCGGAAGATCACGCCGCCCAGAATATTGCGGATCGTGCCATTCGGGCTGCGGTACATGCGCTTGAGGCCAAATTCCTCAACCCGCGCTTCATCGGGCGTGATGGTCGCGCATTTCACGCCAACGCCATGTTTTTGGATCGCATGGGCCGCGTCGACGGTGATCTGATCGTCGGTCTCATCCCGGACTTCCATGCCGAGGTCGTAATACTTCAGGTCGACGTCGAGATAGGGCGTGATCAGCTTCTTCTTGATGAAATCCCAGATGATCCGGGTCATCTCATCGCCGTCGAGTTCGACGATGGGGTTTTCTACCTTAATCTTCGACATGACGAATTCCTTTGGTTGAGGATGCATTTGCCCGTGCTTTAGCCCATTCGGGGCCAGAGAGGAAGATCGTATACCATGGTATGCCGAAGGTCGCGCCTAGGCGCCGACCCCGGCGAAAAAGCTGCTGATGCGGGCGCGGGCGTAGGCCCAAAGGGCAGGGGCGCCAATGGCGATTTTGCTGCCCACCTTCTCTTCGATCTGCGCCTCTGAGACATTGTAGTCGGTCCAACTGCCACCGCCCGAGGCGAGGTTCTGCATGGGCGGCTGGAATCGATCGAGCGATTTGGCAAAGCGCGCTGAGGGGCTTTCGGCGGCTTCAAACTCTTCCCAAATCTCGCGCAGGTCATCGCGCAGATCGGGGGGTAGCAAGCCAAAGATCCGGTCGGCGGCGATTTGTTCCTGCGCTTCCATATCGGCAGCGTCGTAGTCGCCAAAGATCGGATTGTCGCCGGCGTCGATCTCAACAAGGTCGTGCAGGATCAGCATTTTAATGACGCGGTTGATGTCCACCCCCGGCCCGGCCTGATCGGCCAGTACCAGCGCATAAAGGGTCAGGTGCCATGAGTGTTCGGCAGAATTCTCCGCCCGGCTAGCATCGCACAGGGTGGTGCCGCGCAGGATGGTCTTGAGCTTATCGGCCTCGTTCAGAAAGGCGATCTGCTGGTCGAGCCGCTCGGTCATGCGCCTGCCTTGCCACGATGTTCGCGTAACTTGCGAGCGAGAAAGCCGCGCGCCTTGTCATTGGCCATCCGCGTACGGATGGCCGTCAAAAAGGCTTCTTCGAGCGTTTGCGACGAGGCGCCAAGCACCTCGCCGACTTCCATAAACAGCCGTTCTTCACCGGTCTCGGCCTGCACAGCGAGACATTCCTCGGCAAGCTTATTGGCCAGTTCGATAACGACCGCATCCGCCATCAGCGCGTGGATTCCGTCAGACGGCGTTTCACATAGTCACTGGTCGAGGTGATCAACGTGTCCATATGCGGCTCTTCAAAGAAGTGCCCGGCGCCTTCGACTTCCTGATGGGTGATCGTGATGCCTTTTTGCTCATGCAGCTTGCTGACCAGATTGGTCGTGTCCGCAGGCGGCGCCACGCGGTCGGCAGTGCCGTTGATGACCAGACCTGAGGCCGGGCAGGGGGCGAGGAACGAAAAGTCGTACATATTCGCGGGCGGCGAGACCGAGATGAAGCCGGTGATCTCAGGCCGGCGCATCAGCAGTTGCATGCCGATCCATGCGCCGAAGGAAAAACCAGCAACCCAGCAATGCTTGGAGTTGTTGTTCATCGACTGCAAGTAATCAAGCGCCGAAGCCGCGTCGGACAATTCGCCGATGCCTTGGTCGTATTCACCCTGGCTGCGGCCTACGCCGCGGAAGTTAAAGCGCAACACGGTGAAACCCATGTTGTAGAACGCATAGTGCAGGTTATAGACAACCTTGTGATTCATCGTGCCGCCGAACTGTGGATGCGGATGCAGCACGATGGCAATCGGGGCGTCACGTTCTTTTTGGGGGTGGTAGCGGCCTTCAAGGCGGCCTTCGGGTCCGGGAAAAATAACCTCGGGCATGGGTGTCCCTGTCTGGGGGTTCAAAGATCGCCGCGAATAGTTGACGAATTCGCTAGGCCACCTTAGAACGGTTCTAATCTGGTTCCGCGCAGTCTCGCGTGGATCAGTCTTTGGACTTAGGCATTTAAGCCGCCCACGTCAATCATATGGCACGGCGAATGAGGGTAAGACGATGAAGCTATCTACCAAAGGGCGCTATGCCATGGTCGCTTTGGCCGATATTGCCCTCCAACCTGAGGGCTCTCTCGTATCGCTGGGCGACATTGCAGAGCGGCAGTCGGTTTCTTTGCCCTATCTGGAACAGCTCTTTGTCAAATTACGCCGGGCCGAGCTGGTGAGCTCTGTGCGCGGCCCCGGTGGGGGCTACCGTTTGGCGCGCTCCCCTGTGGATATCCGCGTGGTGGATGTGCTGGCGGCGGTGGATGAGACGGTGGACGCGATGCATAAGGGCGCGGGTGCGTCCGGCGGGCTCTCGGGCAGCCGGGCGCAATCGCTGACCAATCGGCTATGGCAGGGGCTGAGCGCGCATGTCTATGTCTTTTTGCACCAGACCCGGCTGTCGGACGTGGTAGAAAACGAACTTGCCCCATGCCCCGCGGTGCCGAACCTTTTTGCTGTGGTGGACGACGCGTGAGAACCTATCTCGACCATAACGCCACCACGCCGTTGCGGCCCGAGGCGCGCGTGGCGATGATTGCGGCGATGGATTTGCCCGGTAATCCGTCTTCGGTGCATGCCGAAGGGCGGGCGGCCAAGGCGGTGGTCGAGCGTGCGCGCGCGCAGGTGGCGGAGTTGGTCGGATGTGATCCGGTGGATGTGATCTTTACCTCCGGTGCCACGGAGGCGGCGGCACTTGCCGCGTCTCTGGGCGCGCGTGTTGTGACGTCTGCGGTGGAACATGACGCGGTCTTGTCCTGGGGGCAGGCAGAGCGGTTAAACGTGGATGCGACTGGCATTTGGGACGGTGATCTGAGCGCCGTTGAGGATGCGGAGGTCGTCGCCCTGCAAGCCGCCAACAGTGAAACCGGCGTTTTGCAAAAGACCATGCCTTTGGCGCAGCAGTGCTGGGCGATGGACAAAACACCCTTCGTGCTGGTCGATGCCGTACAGGCGCTTGGTAAGACGCGGTTCAAGATGGCCACCTCCGGCGCGGATTTTATCCTTGTTTCGGCCCATAAACTCGGCGGGCCGAAAGGCATCGGCGCATTGATTGTCAAGCGGGGCATAGATGTGGCGGCGCAGCTGCGTGGGGGCGGGCAGGAAATGGGCCGCCGCTCTGGCACCGAAAATATCCCCGGAATCGCGGGCTTTGGTGCCGCGGCCGAAGCTGCAGTGGCGGATGTGGCCGCGGGGCGGTGGGAAGAGGTAGCTGAACGGCGCGATTTGCTGGAAGCAACCCTTGCAGATGCTTCAAGTCTGACTATTTTTGTAGGGAAAGATGTGCCGCGCCTGCCCAACACGTCTTGCATCATCACGCCCGGCTG is a window of Sulfitobacter sp. W027 DNA encoding:
- a CDS encoding cysteine desulfurase family protein — protein: MPRGAEPFCCGGRRVRTYLDHNATTPLRPEARVAMIAAMDLPGNPSSVHAEGRAAKAVVERARAQVAELVGCDPVDVIFTSGATEAAALAASLGARVVTSAVEHDAVLSWGQAERLNVDATGIWDGDLSAVEDAEVVALQAANSETGVLQKTMPLAQQCWAMDKTPFVLVDAVQALGKTRFKMATSGADFILVSAHKLGGPKGIGALIVKRGIDVAAQLRGGGQEMGRRSGTENIPGIAGFGAAAEAAVADVAAGRWEEVAERRDLLEATLADASSLTIFVGKDVPRLPNTSCIITPGWKGETQVMQMDLAGFAISAGSACSSGKVRASAVLRAMGFDETQAASAIRVSLGLNTTREDVLRFASSWIAKMKKHETRAA
- a CDS encoding multidrug efflux SMR transporter, which produces MHYLWLFIAIIAETIGTTALQASQQFTRLWPSVAVVVFYLVSFYFMALALKVMPVGIVYAIWSGLGIVCIAAIGYLLFDQRLDGPALLGLSFIITGILIIHLFSGTTTH
- a CDS encoding Lrp/AsnC family transcriptional regulator, giving the protein MTTLDEIDRRLLVELQRDAAQSLEALGAAVNLSRNACWRRIRTLEKAGIIKGRVTLLDAAKLGLGLSVFIQVRTNAHAPDWLEKFSKATQSMPEILGVYRMTGDLDYLIRARVADMAGYDQLYQDLIRRVPLSDVSASFVMEEIKETTQLPL
- a CDS encoding alpha/beta hydrolase, with amino-acid sequence MPEVIFPGPEGRLEGRYHPQKERDAPIAIVLHPHPQFGGTMNHKVVYNLHYAFYNMGFTVLRFNFRGVGRSQGEYDQGIGELSDAASALDYLQSMNNNSKHCWVAGFSFGAWIGMQLLMRRPEITGFISVSPPANMYDFSFLAPCPASGLVINGTADRVAPPADTTNLVSKLHEQKGITITHQEVEGAGHFFEEPHMDTLITSTSDYVKRRLTESTR
- a CDS encoding DUF6356 family protein, translating into MIARIFLDHPAKVDETFFEHMAFALKFSGLLFAAAGAALVHALIPCLFEKTASGIIAKLYARTHNRGQ
- a CDS encoding Rrf2 family transcriptional regulator — protein: MKLSTKGRYAMVALADIALQPEGSLVSLGDIAERQSVSLPYLEQLFVKLRRAELVSSVRGPGGGYRLARSPVDIRVVDVLAAVDETVDAMHKGAGASGGLSGSRAQSLTNRLWQGLSAHVYVFLHQTRLSDVVENELAPCPAVPNLFAVVDDA
- a CDS encoding HD family hydrolase, whose translation is MTERLDQQIAFLNEADKLKTILRGTTLCDASRAENSAEHSWHLTLYALVLADQAGPGVDINRVIKMLILHDLVEIDAGDNPIFGDYDAADMEAQEQIAADRIFGLLPPDLRDDLREIWEEFEAAESPSARFAKSLDRFQPPMQNLASGGGSWTDYNVSEAQIEEKVGSKIAIGAPALWAYARARISSFFAGVGA
- a CDS encoding NADP-dependent isocitrate dehydrogenase, producing MSKIKVENPIVELDGDEMTRIIWDFIKKKLITPYLDVDLKYYDLGMEVRDETDDQITVDAAHAIQKHGVGVKCATITPDEARVEEFGLKRMYRSPNGTIRNILGGVIFREPIICRNVPRLVPGWTQPIVVGRHAFGDQYRATDFRFPGKGKLTIKFVGDDGETIEKEVFDAPSAGVTMAMYNLDDSIRDFARASFNYGLNRGWPVYLSTKNTILKAYDGRFKDLFQEIFDAEFAEDFKKKSIWYEHRLIDDMVASAMKWSGGYVWACKNYDGDVQSDTVAQGFGSLGLMTSQLMTPDGKIVEAEAAHGTVTRHYRQHQKGEETSTNSIASIYAWTGGLKHRGKLDDNTALINFAETLEKVVVDTVEAGFMTKDLALLVGPDQGWLTTMGFLEKVDENLNKALAG